AAATTAAACCTGATAAAACAATTACTGGGATAATAGTCCACATAAACTCTAAACGGTCGTTGTCAGCAAAATAAAATGCTTTACGTCCTGCAATACCACGGCTTGCGAAAGCAAACCAGTGTAATAAAGTTTGAGTTAAAAGTTGAACTGCAAAAATAACAACTAATGAAATAATCATTAAGTTATCAACAGTTTCACCGTGTTCTGAGGCTGCATTGGTTAATAAAGGGAAATGCCCCCATTTAGCAATTGAGTAAATAGTTAAAATGTAAAGGAATGCTAAGAAACCAAACATTAAGTAACCATTTACATTATTGTCTCGCTCATTTGCAATCTCAGATGCGTCAGATGCTTCACCTGGAACTGATATTTGAGTTAGATCAAATATTTTAGTTAATTGCCAAACTGCAATTCCTAATAATACTACTACTATAAGTATCAATAAACTTGTCATTTGTTTATTACTTTAAATATTAATACTGAAAATGTTTACTTTCCTCCATTAATGGGTTTTTCTCAGCAACTAACGGTTGTTTAGCAATAGTGCTAAATGTACAGTAAATTAATAAACCAGCAAAGAAAGCAATTGCTCCTAATTCTGGTGCACCAATAAACCATTCATTACCTACTGTACCTGGCATAATCATTACGTAGAAATCTAAATAGTGACCTACTAAAATAAAAATACCAACCATAACGATAATCCAAGTTAAACGTTTGAAATCTGTGTTTAGTAAAATTAACAATGGTAAAACAAAGTTAAGTACTAACATACCAAAGAATGGTAAGTTGTAGTTTTCAATACGCGTGATATAATAAACAACCTCTTCAGGAATGTTTGAATACCATTGTAACATGAATTGTGAGAACCAAAGGTATGTCCAGAAAATTGAGAATCCAAACATAAATTTAGCTAAATCGTGTAAATGCGAAGTATTAACATTTGGTAAATAGCCATTAGCTCTTAAATAAATAGTAACCATTGCAATAACTGTTACAGCAGAAACTAAGAAAGATGCTAACACGTACCAACCGTATAATGTTGAATACCAGTGAGGATCAATTGACATAATCCAATCCCAAGAAGCAATAGATTCAGTAACAATAAAGAACGCTAAGAAAGCAGCTGATGCTTTAAAGATTTTTTTATAGTCTGAATTATCTGTAGCTGTATCTTGTGCAATTGAATGTTTACGAGCGTAAAAGCGGTAGTAATTCCACCCTGCTAAAATTAAAACAGCTGTAATTAACCAACGTGGTACATTTAAGTACGCGCTTTTACCTGCAACAATTGCATCGTAATTAGCACTAGCAGGATCGGTAACCCCCTCAGCCATCCATACAAATAAATGATTGAAATGAAGTCCAGAAAGAGCTAATAATACAAGGAAAATAATAGTACCTGGTAACAAATACCCTGTAATACCTTCCATCACTCTAAATAAAATTGGAGACCAACCTGCCATAGCAGCATTTTGAATAGCGTAAAACGCTAAAACTCCAACAGAAATTAATAATGCAAAAATACATGCAACATAAACCGCAGCCCAAGGTCTATTTTCTAAACCATGTAAAACGTGCTCTAAATGTGCTTGATGTTCTTCTGCATGTAGATCAGCTGCTGCAGTAGCAGCAACTGATTCTGTATCATGAGCAACATGAGCTGTAGCAGCATCATGATGGCCGTGTTCTCTGGCTTGTAAGATTTGTTCAACTTCTTGCGTTGTAGAAGGTGCACTTAAAAACCCAATTGCGATTCCTACGATCCCTAAAGCCATAAGGATAAAAGCAAAAGTTTTTAATTTGTTTGAAAAAATATACATATCTAAACTTTCAAATTTTTACTTAGTTAATTCTCCTTTTAACTTCATTACGTGATCAGCTACTAACCATCTCTCAGTTTGAGATAATTGATTAGCATGTGAACCCATCGAGTTTAATCCATAAGTTTCAACGAAGAAAACTGATCCTGCAGTAATATCTCTATCTGCATAGCTTGGTACGCCAAGAAATTTTTCACGTTTAACTAAAACACCTTGACCATCACCTTTAGCTCCGTGGCAAACTGCACAGTAAATACCGTACAATTGTGCTCCTTCAGCAGCTTGTTTTTCGGTTAAGGTTTCAAATGGTGATTTAGTATTATGAGATAACATTAAACCTTCTGTAGTATTCGGAAGATCGTACGGCGTGTAACCGCGTTTAATACTTCCTTCTGCTGGTAATTGTCCTTCTTTTCCGTTTTTAAATGCAGGTACTTCTGAATACGTTTCATAAGCAACTGATCTGTACATGTTCGGAAACAACTCGTAGTTTGGTTTTGATTTGTTAAAGCATGATGTTGCAACAAACGAAACACCTGCTAATACAAATAACTTATATATAGATTTCATCATGTTCATTTATTATTGCTTATCAATTACTTTAATTTCAACCGCACCCGTTTCTTTAAAGAAAGAAATCATTTCTTCTTCGTTATCTTTAACAGAAACTTCCATTAAAAAATGGTCATCAGTTGTTCTTACATCTGGATTTTCAGCTTTTTTAAATGGCCATAATTTACTTCTCATATAAAAAGTAAGAACCATTAAATGGGCTGCAAAGAAAACAGTCAATTCGAACATAATTGGAACGAATGATGGCATATTCTGAATGAATGTAAAGCTTGGTTTACCACCAATATCTTGAGGCCAGTCAGAAATCATCATGTAATTAATCATCCAAGTTCCGAAAGATAAACCACATAAACCATAAAGAAAAGCGCAAATTGCTAATCTTGTAGGAGCAAGCCCCATAGCCTTATCTAAACCATGAACTGGGAATGGCGTATAAATTTCTTCAATATGATGATGAGCAGAACGTGTTTTATGAACTGCCTCCATTAATACGTCATCATCATTATATAATACGTGTAAAACTTTTGTACTCATGATCTATTAATGATTATGGTTTGTATGATCGTTTTCTCTAGCTTTTTTGAAATACTCACCAGAAGATTTCAAAATAGTTTTTACTTCAGCTTGCGAAATAACTGGGAAAGTTCTTGAGTATAATAAGAATAACACGAAGAAGAATCCAATTGTTCCGATATAGAATCCAGCATCAACAAAAGTTGGCTGGAACATTGTCCAAGATGATGGTAAATAGTCACGGTGTAACGATGTAACAATAATTACAAAACGCTCAAACCACATTCCGATGTTTACAACAATCGAAATAATGAATGACCACATGATAGATGTTCTAATTTTTTTGAACCACATAACTTGTGGAGAAATTACGTTACATGTCATCATTAACCAATATGCCCACCAGTAAGGTCCTGTAGCACGGTTTAAGAAAGCATATTGTTCGTATTCTACACCAGAGTACCATGCAATAACTAATTCAGTAATATAAGCAACCCCAACAATAGAACCTGTAATCATTACAATAATGTTCATTAATTCTATATGCTGAATTGTAATATAATCTTCAAGATTAACAACTTTTCTCATAATGATAAGTAAAGTATTAACCATTGCGAATCCTGAGAAAATAGCACCTGCCACGAAATATGGAGGTAAAATTGTTGTATGCCATCCTGGAATTACAGACGTAGCAAAGTCAAAAGATACAATAGTGTGTACTGATAATACTAACGGAGTAGCTAAACCAGCTAATACTAATGAAACTTCTTCAAAACGTTGCCAATCTTTAGCTCTACCAGACCATCCGAAAGAAACGATTGAATAGATACGTTTTGCGAATGGAGTTATAGCACGGTCACGTAACATAGCAAAGTCAGGTAATAAACCGGTCCACCAGAAAACTAATGAAACTGATAAGTACGTAGAAATTGCAAATACGTCCCATAATAACGGTGAGTTAAAGTTAACCCATAATGACCCAAATTGGTTTGGAATTGGTAATACCCAGTATGCTAACCATGGACGACCCATGTGAATAATTGGGAATAAACCTGCTTGACATACAGAGAAAATTGTCATCGCCTCAGCAGAACGGTTAATAGCCATTCTCCATTTTTGACGGAATAACAATAATACTGCAGAAATTAATGTTCCGGCGTGACCGATACCTACCCACCATACGAAGTTGGTAATATCCCAGGCCCAGCCTATTGTTTTATTTAATCCCCATGTTCCAATACCTGTAGATACTGTATAAATAATACAACCTACTCCCCATAAAAAAGCTACTAAAGCAATAGTAAAAACAGTCCACCATTGTTTATTCGCTCTCGTTTCTACTGGACGAGCAATATCTACAGTTACATCGTGATAAGATTTATCACCAAGAACTAAAGGTTTTCTAATCGGTGCTTCGTAATGAGACGACATATCCTTTATATTGTTTCTAATTAATAATTATAATTGAGTATTTCTAACTTTTACGTTATAGAATACGTTAGGTTTAGTTCCTAAGTGCTCTAGTAAATGGTAAACTCTTTCGCCTTCTGCTAATCTAGCAACGTCAGAAGCTTTATTATTTACGTCACCAAACGTCATTGCTCCTGTTGAACAAGCAGAAGAACAAGCTGTTTGGAATTCATTAGCATCAACTGGTCTACCTTCACGTTTTGCAGTTAAGATAGTTAATTGAGTCATTTGAATACACATAGAACATTTTTCCATAACACCACGAGAACGAACGTTAACGTCTGGGTTTAACACCATACGTCCAATACCGTTATTCATGTTATAATCAAAGGCATCATTTTCACTGTATAAGAACCAGTTGAAACGACGAACTTTATAAGGACAGTTGTTTGCACAGTAACGAGTACCTACACAACGGTTGTACGCCATTTGGTTTTGACCTTGACGACCGTGTGAAGTTGCAGCTACAGGACAAACAGTCTCACATGGAGCATGGTTACAATGTTGACACATAACTGGCTGGAAAACAACTTGAGGATTGTCATTTGCATGCTCTAATCCGTTAAAAGTTTTCACGTTTTCAATTAATCCGCTTGCATCGTTTTTAACCACTACATCATCAGCAAATGTATCTTCTGAAGAATAATAACGGTCAATACGTAACCAGTGCATATCTCTAGATCTTCTTACCTCGTCTTTACCAACAACTGGTACGTTATTTTCTGAGTGACATGCAATAACACAAGCACCACAACCTGTACAAGAGTTTAAATCGATAGATAAGTTGAAATGGTGACCAATAGAACGATCAAAAGATTCCCAAATGTCTACACTTGGAGAAGTTACTGGAGTAGGTTGGTGATCTAAAGATACCATAGGAATTATATTCCATTCAGAAGCATCTTTTGTATTGAAAACTTCTAATGTAGTTTCCTTAACAATATCTCCTCTACCCATTAACGTTTTTTGCAACTGAACACAAGCGAACTCATGATCACCAGAAACTAAAGCAACTGAAGCCGTTTGCTCTGCATTTTGATTTGCGTATAATTTATATGCGCTAACACCAACCTGCATTTCTTTCTGAATTCCTTCTTGTTTACCGTAACCAAAAGCTAAACCGATAGTACCAGCAGCTTGACCTGGCTGAATTAAAGCAGGAACTTTATCTAAAGTTACATCACCAACAGTTATAGAAACATAACTACCGTTTAGTGCTCCATTAGCAACGTTATAGTTTTTAACTCCTAAAGCTTCAGCATCAGCTCTAGAAATTGTTACATAGTTATCCCAAGTTGTACGAGTAATTGGATCTGGGAACTCTTGTAACCAAGGGTTATTTGCTTGTTGCCCATCACCCATTCCTACTTTAGTATATAATACTAAATCTAATCCTTGGTGTTTTGCTTTAGCTAAATTACCAGCAGCAACATTAGCATCAAAAGAAGATGCATTTGCAGTAGCAGTATAATCGGCTTGGTAGAAACCGTCGTGAACTAACTGATTCCAAGTTTTACCAGAAACAGTTGCTAAACCAACAGCTTTTACATAATCGTAATAAGAAGTTGAATTACCTGTCCATGCTAATAAAGCTTCTTGGAACTGTTTTGTATCAAACAAAGGACGTATTGTTGGCTGAATAACAGAATAATGTCCTTTAGCCATAGCAACATCACCCCATGATTCTAAATAATGAGGAGCTGCAGCAGCAATTTTAGAATGTACAGCTGTTTCATCTTCTTTTAAAGTAAATGTAACAGCAAGTTTAGTTTTAGCTAAACCTTCAGCAAAATCAGCACCATTAGCCAATGTATAAACTGGGTTAACACCAGACATAATTAACGTATGTACTTGACCAGCTTTTAAATCTTGAACTAACTGAGCTACATCAGCATCATTTCCTTGGCGAACAAATTTAGGAACACCAGGTAAAAAAGCTTCAGATTGTAATGCAGTATTAATAGCAAAAACTAATTTTTGTGCATCAACATCATCAATACCAGAAACAACTACTGCTTTAGATTTAGCAGAAAGTATTTGTTGGATTGCTTTGTTTACTAACGCTTCTTTATCACCTAAAGAAGGTACTGAAACTGAAGAACCAGTAACAGCATTGTATATTTTTACTAAAATATGTTTTTGTTCAGCAACATTCACAGGAATACGAACATCAGCATTAGCACCAGATAATGACATGATTGACTCAGCCTGAATATGTTTAGACATTTTTCCGTTTTTAGGCACACGGTTACTAGCATAAGCTGCATCGTATCCACCACCTTGCCAGTCTCCTAAGAAATCAGCTCCAACAGAAAAAATTACGTCAGCAGCAGCAAAATCATAATCTGCTAAAGCACGCTCGCCATAAACTTGTTGGTAAGCATCTAAAGCTTTAGATGAAGAAACAGCATCATAAACAACATGTTTTGTTGTAGGATATTTAGCTGTAAATTCAGCGATTAATTTGTCTGTTGACGGAGAAGCCATTGTGTTTGTTAAAACAACAATTTTACCTCCAGTAGCCTGCGCATCGTTTAACGATTGTGAAACAGTTGACAATACTGTATCCCAAGATGCTTCTTTACCTTCAACAAGCGGCGCTTTTAAACGAAAGTTATCGTACAATGACAAAACAGATGCGTGAACACGAGCGTTAGCTCCAGTTCTTGCCTTGTCTAAATTATTGTTTTCAACTTTAATTGGACGACCTTCACGAGTTTTGATTAATACGTTAGCAAAATCAAATCCATCTGCAATAGAAGTTGCATAGTAATCCGCTACACCAGGAATAATTTGATCTGGCTGAACTACATAAGGAATAGATTTTACAACTGGGCCTTCACAAGCTGCTAATGTTGCAGCAGCAGTACTAAACCCAACGTATTTCAAAAAGTCA
This genomic window from Flavobacterium agricola contains:
- a CDS encoding c-type cytochrome; protein product: MKSIYKLFVLAGVSFVATSCFNKSKPNYELFPNMYRSVAYETYSEVPAFKNGKEGQLPAEGSIKRGYTPYDLPNTTEGLMLSHNTKSPFETLTEKQAAEGAQLYGIYCAVCHGAKGDGQGVLVKREKFLGVPSYADRDITAGSVFFVETYGLNSMGSHANQLSQTERWLVADHVMKLKGELTK
- the nrfD gene encoding NrfD/PsrC family molybdoenzyme membrane anchor subunit, with product MSSHYEAPIRKPLVLGDKSYHDVTVDIARPVETRANKQWWTVFTIALVAFLWGVGCIIYTVSTGIGTWGLNKTIGWAWDITNFVWWVGIGHAGTLISAVLLLFRQKWRMAINRSAEAMTIFSVCQAGLFPIIHMGRPWLAYWVLPIPNQFGSLWVNFNSPLLWDVFAISTYLSVSLVFWWTGLLPDFAMLRDRAITPFAKRIYSIVSFGWSGRAKDWQRFEEVSLVLAGLATPLVLSVHTIVSFDFATSVIPGWHTTILPPYFVAGAIFSGFAMVNTLLIIMRKVVNLEDYITIQHIELMNIIVMITGSIVGVAYITELVIAWYSGVEYEQYAFLNRATGPYWWAYWLMMTCNVISPQVMWFKKIRTSIMWSFIISIVVNIGMWFERFVIIVTSLHRDYLPSSWTMFQPTFVDAGFYIGTIGFFFVLFLLYSRTFPVISQAEVKTILKSSGEYFKKARENDHTNHNH
- a CDS encoding quinol:cytochrome C oxidoreductase, encoding MYIFSNKLKTFAFILMALGIVGIAIGFLSAPSTTQEVEQILQAREHGHHDAATAHVAHDTESVAATAAADLHAEEHQAHLEHVLHGLENRPWAAVYVACIFALLISVGVLAFYAIQNAAMAGWSPILFRVMEGITGYLLPGTIIFLVLLALSGLHFNHLFVWMAEGVTDPASANYDAIVAGKSAYLNVPRWLITAVLILAGWNYYRFYARKHSIAQDTATDNSDYKKIFKASAAFLAFFIVTESIASWDWIMSIDPHWYSTLYGWYVLASFLVSAVTVIAMVTIYLRANGYLPNVNTSHLHDLAKFMFGFSIFWTYLWFSQFMLQWYSNIPEEVVYYITRIENYNLPFFGMLVLNFVLPLLILLNTDFKRLTWIIVMVGIFILVGHYLDFYVMIMPGTVGNEWFIGAPELGAIAFFAGLLIYCTFSTIAKQPLVAEKNPLMEESKHFQY
- a CDS encoding DUF3341 domain-containing protein — protein: MSTKVLHVLYNDDDVLMEAVHKTRSAHHHIEEIYTPFPVHGLDKAMGLAPTRLAICAFLYGLCGLSFGTWMINYMMISDWPQDIGGKPSFTFIQNMPSFVPIMFELTVFFAAHLMVLTFYMRSKLWPFKKAENPDVRTTDDHFLMEVSVKDNEEEMISFFKETGAVEIKVIDKQ
- a CDS encoding TAT-variant-translocated molybdopterin oxidoreductase; this encodes MASNKKYWTSVEELNENSSIVETLRNNEFVEEIPTDEFLGDAEKLSASSTTRRDFLKYVGFSTAAATLAACEGPVVKSIPYVVQPDQIIPGVADYYATSIADGFDFANVLIKTREGRPIKVENNNLDKARTGANARVHASVLSLYDNFRLKAPLVEGKEASWDTVLSTVSQSLNDAQATGGKIVVLTNTMASPSTDKLIAEFTAKYPTTKHVVYDAVSSSKALDAYQQVYGERALADYDFAAADVIFSVGADFLGDWQGGGYDAAYASNRVPKNGKMSKHIQAESIMSLSGANADVRIPVNVAEQKHILVKIYNAVTGSSVSVPSLGDKEALVNKAIQQILSAKSKAVVVSGIDDVDAQKLVFAINTALQSEAFLPGVPKFVRQGNDADVAQLVQDLKAGQVHTLIMSGVNPVYTLANGADFAEGLAKTKLAVTFTLKEDETAVHSKIAAAAPHYLESWGDVAMAKGHYSVIQPTIRPLFDTKQFQEALLAWTGNSTSYYDYVKAVGLATVSGKTWNQLVHDGFYQADYTATANASSFDANVAAGNLAKAKHQGLDLVLYTKVGMGDGQQANNPWLQEFPDPITRTTWDNYVTISRADAEALGVKNYNVANGALNGSYVSITVGDVTLDKVPALIQPGQAAGTIGLAFGYGKQEGIQKEMQVGVSAYKLYANQNAEQTASVALVSGDHEFACVQLQKTLMGRGDIVKETTLEVFNTKDASEWNIIPMVSLDHQPTPVTSPSVDIWESFDRSIGHHFNLSIDLNSCTGCGACVIACHSENNVPVVGKDEVRRSRDMHWLRIDRYYSSEDTFADDVVVKNDASGLIENVKTFNGLEHANDNPQVVFQPVMCQHCNHAPCETVCPVAATSHGRQGQNQMAYNRCVGTRYCANNCPYKVRRFNWFLYSENDAFDYNMNNGIGRMVLNPDVNVRSRGVMEKCSMCIQMTQLTILTAKREGRPVDANEFQTACSSACSTGAMTFGDVNNKASDVARLAEGERVYHLLEHLGTKPNVFYNVKVRNTQL